One Sphingomonas sabuli genomic region harbors:
- a CDS encoding DUF938 domain-containing protein, protein MAADERFYERGSAGQKRSAPAALRNREPIARGLADWLPARGLILEIASGTGEHARFFAERFPDLDWQPSDRNADALASIAAWQADTDLPNLRAPVSLDAASPDWPVTRADAVLSINMVHISPWESALGLADGAARLLPPGGPLILYGPWIADGVETAPSNLAFDADLKTRDPRWGLRRVEDFAAAASTRGLELLDQRKMPANNRMLLFEKRR, encoded by the coding sequence GTGGCGGCTGACGAGCGTTTCTACGAACGGGGCAGCGCCGGGCAGAAACGGTCCGCCCCGGCCGCGCTGCGCAATCGCGAGCCGATCGCCAGGGGTCTGGCAGACTGGCTCCCGGCGCGCGGACTGATCCTAGAGATCGCCAGCGGCACCGGCGAACATGCCCGCTTCTTCGCCGAGCGCTTCCCGGACCTCGACTGGCAGCCGAGCGACCGCAACGCCGACGCCTTGGCGTCTATCGCCGCATGGCAGGCCGACACCGACCTTCCCAATTTGCGCGCCCCGGTCTCGCTTGACGCAGCATCGCCGGATTGGCCGGTGACACGCGCCGATGCGGTGCTGAGCATCAACATGGTGCACATCAGCCCATGGGAATCCGCGCTCGGCCTTGCCGACGGCGCGGCGCGGCTGCTGCCGCCGGGCGGGCCGCTCATCCTGTACGGCCCGTGGATCGCGGACGGGGTTGAAACCGCGCCCAGCAACCTTGCCTTCGATGCCGACCTGAAGACTCGCGATCCGCGCTGGGGCCTGCGCCGGGTCGAGGATTTCGCGGCCGCTGCGTCAACGCGCGGCCTTGAGTTGCTCGACCAGCGGAAGATGCCCGCGAACAATCGCATGCTGCTGTTCGAAAAGCGCCGTTAG
- a CDS encoding PilZ domain-containing protein — MSDEAASTSRRSNRSNVMLKATLQIPGAELEVVLRNLSEDGALIQGKPLPQPQTRVLFQRQGLSVPGRIAWSHYGFAGLEFDFPLFPKELLRHVPSPAQRVDIPIKRPGLSSRPLTPAERSLIQQWAVRSA; from the coding sequence ATGAGTGACGAGGCCGCCTCCACCAGTCGCCGGTCGAACCGGTCGAACGTGATGCTGAAAGCCACGCTCCAAATTCCCGGGGCGGAGCTGGAGGTGGTATTGCGCAACCTGTCCGAAGACGGTGCCCTGATCCAGGGGAAGCCGCTGCCGCAGCCCCAGACCCGCGTCTTGTTCCAGCGCCAAGGATTGAGCGTGCCCGGGCGGATTGCCTGGTCGCATTACGGCTTTGCGGGGCTGGAGTTCGACTTCCCCTTGTTTCCCAAGGAATTGCTGCGGCACGTGCCGAGCCCGGCGCAGCGCGTGGATATTCCGATCAAGCGGCCGGGGTTGTCGTCGCGCCCGCTGACGCCGGCCGAACGCTCCTTGATCCAGCAATGGGCGGTGCGGTCGGCCTAA
- a CDS encoding PilZ domain-containing protein, whose amino-acid sequence MEELPIETTVFSMSPAPPADVNRRADERHLTLFRVGAIRFDGRRELCLVKNISAGGVLVRAYCTLRSGQPVAVELKEGQPVSGTVSWVKNSDAGITFDQRVDVLDLLKSSGDGPRPRMPRVEVHCVAFVREGATVHRAAIHNVSQGGVSVETVNPLTVGSDVTVTLPGLPPQGAVVRWQDGARYGINFNALLPLAGLVEWLHARNGA is encoded by the coding sequence GTGGAAGAATTGCCAATCGAGACGACGGTCTTTTCCATGTCGCCGGCACCGCCGGCGGACGTCAACCGCCGCGCCGACGAACGCCATCTGACCCTGTTCCGGGTCGGCGCCATCCGTTTCGATGGCCGTCGCGAGCTTTGCTTGGTCAAGAATATTTCCGCCGGCGGCGTGCTCGTCCGCGCCTATTGCACCCTACGGTCGGGCCAGCCGGTGGCGGTTGAGCTGAAGGAAGGCCAGCCGGTTTCCGGAACCGTGAGCTGGGTCAAGAACAGCGATGCCGGCATCACCTTCGATCAAAGGGTCGACGTGCTCGACCTGCTCAAGTCCAGCGGTGACGGTCCGCGCCCGCGCATGCCGCGAGTCGAGGTGCATTGCGTGGCGTTCGTCCGGGAAGGCGCGACCGTCCATCGCGCGGCGATCCACAACGTGTCGCAAGGCGGTGTGAGCGTGGAAACCGTTAATCCGCTGACCGTCGGCAGCGACGTGACCGTCACCTTGCCCGGTCTGCCGCCGCAAGGCGCGGTCGTACGCTGGCAGGACGGCGCGCGCTACGGCATCAACTTCAACGCGCTGTTGCCGCTCGCAGGACTCGTCGAGTGGCTGCATGCCCGCAACGGCGCTTAG
- the truA gene encoding tRNA pseudouridine(38-40) synthase TruA, which yields MTRWRLTVEYDGGPFMGWQRQDHGPSVQQAIEDALSRMTGETCAVHAAGRTDAGVHALAMAAHADIAKPLTPHRLREGLNALVRPHPVSILAAEPVAHDWHARFSCVGRRYLYRILNRRAPPALDRGRVWHVAVPLDADAMAEGARMLVGRHDFTTFRSVHCQSDSPVKTLDRFDVRRAGDEIHIEAAARSFLHHQVRSMVGCLALVGRGQWQPDDMRRALEAVDRSALGLNAPPDGLYFVEAVYPDA from the coding sequence GTGACCCGATGGCGGTTGACAGTCGAGTATGACGGCGGGCCATTCATGGGCTGGCAGCGGCAGGACCATGGCCCGTCGGTGCAGCAGGCGATTGAGGACGCGTTGAGCCGGATGACCGGCGAGACCTGCGCCGTGCACGCCGCGGGACGGACCGACGCCGGGGTCCATGCGCTGGCAATGGCGGCCCATGCCGACATCGCCAAGCCGCTGACCCCGCACCGCCTGCGCGAAGGGCTCAACGCTCTCGTCCGCCCGCATCCCGTGTCGATCCTTGCCGCCGAACCGGTTGCCCACGACTGGCACGCGCGTTTTTCCTGCGTCGGGCGGCGCTATCTTTATCGTATCCTCAACCGCCGGGCACCGCCCGCGCTCGACCGCGGCCGCGTGTGGCATGTCGCCGTGCCGCTCGATGCCGACGCGATGGCTGAGGGGGCGCGGATGCTGGTCGGGCGCCACGACTTTACCACCTTCCGGTCGGTCCATTGCCAGTCAGACAGCCCGGTCAAGACGCTCGACCGGTTCGACGTGCGCCGCGCCGGCGATGAGATCCACATCGAAGCCGCGGCACGCAGCTTCCTTCACCACCAGGTGCGGTCGATGGTCGGCTGCCTGGCCCTGGTCGGGCGCGGCCAGTGGCAGCCGGACGACATGCGGCGGGCGCTGGAAGCCGTCGACCGTTCGGCGCTCGGCCTGAACGCGCCACCGGACGGGCTGTACTTCGTTGAGGCCGTCTACCCCGACGCCTGA
- the fmt gene encoding methionyl-tRNA formyltransferase, with the protein MRIVFMGSPDFSVPSLDALIGAGHDIACVYTQPPRRAGRGKAEQPTPVHRQAEVLGLEVRHPRTLRDEGEQARFAALDTDLAVVAAYGLILPKPVLDAPRGGCINVHASLLPRWRGAAPIHRAILAGDALTGVTIMRMEEGLDTGPMLLKRETAVGFKTAGELTDELARLGAEALVAWLDRPGPGEAQPDDGVTYASKMDKAEARIDWTQNAEGVERQVRAFAPAPGAWFDVSGERIKLLEAGVGADASGPPGTVLDDCLCVACGMGYIRPLKVQRAGRGPMTPGELLRGFAIPKGTVLP; encoded by the coding sequence ATGCGCATCGTCTTCATGGGATCGCCGGACTTTTCGGTGCCGAGCCTCGACGCCCTGATCGGCGCCGGGCACGACATCGCCTGCGTCTACACCCAGCCGCCACGCCGTGCCGGGCGGGGCAAGGCAGAGCAACCGACGCCGGTGCACCGGCAAGCGGAGGTACTGGGGCTGGAGGTCCGCCATCCACGCACGCTGCGCGACGAGGGCGAACAGGCCCGCTTCGCCGCGCTCGATACCGATCTTGCCGTCGTGGCGGCTTACGGACTGATATTGCCCAAACCGGTGCTGGACGCGCCGCGGGGCGGCTGCATCAACGTGCATGCGTCGCTGTTGCCGCGCTGGCGCGGGGCGGCGCCGATCCATCGCGCGATCCTTGCCGGCGACGCGCTGACCGGCGTGACCATCATGCGCATGGAAGAAGGCCTCGATACCGGCCCGATGCTGCTCAAGCGCGAGACGGCGGTGGGATTCAAGACGGCGGGCGAGCTGACCGACGAGCTGGCGCGGCTTGGCGCCGAGGCGCTGGTGGCCTGGCTCGACCGGCCCGGCCCCGGCGAAGCGCAGCCGGACGATGGCGTCACTTACGCCTCCAAGATGGACAAGGCGGAGGCCCGGATCGACTGGACGCAAAACGCCGAAGGGGTCGAGCGGCAGGTGCGCGCCTTCGCGCCCGCCCCGGGGGCATGGTTCGATGTGAGCGGCGAACGGATCAAGCTGCTCGAAGCCGGCGTCGGCGCCGACGCGTCGGGTCCGCCCGGTACGGTGCTTGACGATTGCCTGTGCGTTGCCTGCGGTATGGGATATATCCGCCCGCTCAAGGTCCAGCGCGCCGGGCGCGGGCCGATGACACCGGGCGAACTGCTGCGCGGTTTCGCCATTCCCAAGGGCACCGTCCTGCCGTGA
- the recR gene encoding recombination mediator RecR translates to MASQEIEALASALARLPGLGPRSARRAVLHLMKKREGALQPLLSALQTVAETLSTCSTCGNVDTSDPCGICRDPRRDERSLCVVEEVADLWALDRSRLFPGRYHVLGGRLSALEGVRPEDLTVDQLVARVSGGGIDEVVLAMNATLEGQTTAHYLAERLETYPVRLTQLAHGLPVGGELDYLDEGTLAQALRARRPLA, encoded by the coding sequence ATGGCAAGCCAGGAAATCGAGGCATTGGCGAGCGCTCTGGCGCGGCTTCCGGGGCTTGGGCCGCGGTCGGCGCGGCGCGCCGTGCTGCACCTGATGAAAAAGCGCGAGGGCGCTCTGCAGCCGTTGCTGTCGGCGCTGCAGACGGTCGCCGAGACGCTGTCGACCTGCTCGACCTGCGGCAATGTCGATACCTCCGACCCGTGCGGCATATGCCGCGACCCGCGTCGCGACGAGCGATCGCTGTGCGTGGTCGAGGAAGTCGCCGATCTGTGGGCGCTCGACCGGTCGCGACTGTTCCCGGGCCGCTATCACGTGCTTGGCGGCCGCCTGTCGGCGCTCGAAGGCGTGCGACCCGAAGACCTGACGGTCGATCAGCTGGTCGCCCGCGTGTCGGGCGGCGGCATCGACGAGGTCGTGCTGGCGATGAATGCGACGCTGGAAGGGCAGACCACCGCCCATTACCTTGCCGAGCGGCTGGAAACCTATCCGGTGCGGCTGACGCAGTTGGCTCACGGCCTGCCGGTCGGCGGCGAGCTCGACTATCTCGACGAAGGGACGTTGGCGCAGGCGTTGCGGGCCCGGCGTCCGCTTGCTTGA
- the def gene encoding peptide deformylase, producing MSLLEIIEVPDPLLRTQSAPVERIDDELKDFVARMFDTMYEAPGIGLAAIQVAVPRQLLVIDLQDPEEEGGEPVRKPHVFINPEILHRSDARKSYNEGCLSIPDQYAEIERPDVVRARWLDLDGKSQEGEFDGLMSVCLQHEIDHLNGVLFIDYLSRLKRDMMVKKVVKSRRERDKAAIL from the coding sequence ATGTCGCTGCTTGAAATCATCGAAGTCCCCGATCCGCTGCTGCGGACCCAGTCCGCACCGGTCGAACGGATCGACGACGAGCTCAAGGACTTCGTCGCGCGGATGTTCGATACGATGTACGAGGCGCCGGGTATCGGGCTGGCCGCGATCCAGGTGGCTGTGCCGCGCCAGCTGCTGGTGATCGACCTGCAGGATCCGGAAGAAGAGGGCGGCGAGCCGGTGCGCAAGCCGCACGTCTTCATCAACCCCGAAATCCTTCACAGATCCGACGCGCGCAAAAGCTACAACGAAGGCTGCCTGTCGATTCCGGACCAATATGCGGAAATCGAACGGCCGGACGTCGTCCGCGCGCGTTGGCTCGACCTCGACGGCAAGAGCCAGGAGGGCGAGTTCGACGGACTGATGTCGGTGTGCCTGCAGCACGAGATCGACCATCTCAACGGCGTGCTGTTCATCGATTATCTGTCGCGGCTGAAACGCGACATGATGGTCAAGAAGGTCGTCAAGTCACGCCGCGAGCGCGACAAGGCCGCAATCCTCTAG
- a CDS encoding four-helix bundle copper-binding protein, with the protein MSIRKMIALHPDVEGHVNQPLGDAAHHLMYCARMCMSCADACSAEEMDLTQCVRKCMDCADVCEATGKLAVRRSGSNEQVLKDMLELCARVCEECAAECEKHDHEHCKLCAQICRECAADCRNAAASITPDQ; encoded by the coding sequence ATGTCGATCCGTAAGATGATTGCCCTTCACCCCGACGTCGAAGGTCATGTGAACCAGCCGCTGGGGGATGCGGCGCATCACCTGATGTATTGCGCGCGCATGTGCATGAGCTGCGCCGATGCCTGTTCGGCGGAGGAAATGGACCTGACGCAATGCGTCCGCAAATGCATGGATTGCGCCGACGTCTGCGAAGCCACCGGCAAGCTGGCCGTGCGCCGCTCCGGATCGAACGAGCAGGTGCTCAAGGACATGCTCGAGCTGTGCGCCCGGGTCTGTGAGGAATGCGCGGCGGAGTGCGAGAAGCACGACCACGAACATTGCAAGCTGTGCGCCCAGATATGCCGCGAATGTGCCGCCGACTGCCGCAACGCCGCGGCGAGTATCACCCCCGACCAGTGA